The stretch of DNA TTATTGTTGTTCTTGAATGATTTTTCTTTTGCTCGTTCTGATTATGTTCCGCCTAGAAAGTTTGTGGATCAGATAAAAAAAGCAGATACGCTACTGGTGGCTAGCATAAAATCTATCAATGTTTACAGAAAGGATTCCGTGCCGTTTGGTGTCAGTCGCTATGTTGGTGATTACTATGCGTATTGCAATTCGAGGCCCCGAGGAGGATTTGATGTATTGGTTTTTAATTTAGGCGATGTAGATTTAATTTTTTCTAGTGACGAAAACATTAAAAATCAATTCGAACTTGTAAGGGTGAAGGTCGGACTTGGAGATTCCTGTAGATTTAGTGATTTCTTAAAGGCTGTTGGAAGTAGTAAACAAGGATTCATTTTGTCACGTGTGGCAAAAGATAAAGATAGAGCCCATGTTTTTTCTGGTGTCGTATTGGCTGGCGATTATCTTAATAACGATTTTCCTGCTGGCTGGGTTATGCGAGATTCAAATGGGCTTGAGTTTATACAGAGCCCGTTAGTTGTGAGAAGTCTTAGGTCGTATTTCAATTGATTGAATTGAAGAGGGAACTTAATTAGCCATCATAACTTTCGACATATATGCCAAATTGGTCATTTTTTGTTCCACCCCTCAATAACTTTATCGAAATCGTTAAATGTCAAACCACGGAACTTGAATTTTTCTGACATACCCGTGTAGGCTCGCTCACAACTACCCGTTACATTCCAAAATTTATAGTCGGCTAAACTATTAGCACCATTAGCCAGTGAGCCCGAACCAGACGCACTAAAAAAATCAGTATTCTCAAATAGTATTTTCCCTGTTGGCTTGTACACTATTCGCTCGTTGAAGCGTCTTGTGTGAAAGGCGTAATTCCACGTCAAATAACGCCGGTCTTCATAAACGAAATCTTTTGTTAACTCTGTCCGAGAAATTTCTTCAGTTGCTGTGCGGTCACGACTTCTAATGGCATCTTTAAATTCTCTACCCGCTGCCGCCCTAACCTGTGTAAATTGCTCAGGATTTTCTTTCATCCATTCGTCCGGTGTCTGATATACCTTCAACCCAGCTTCGGTCTCACACAAATGGTAATGAGTATACCAAGTCGGAATGGCATCCCAAAACACCACCGCTAAACCAGCAACAGCAACGAGCCCGCCAAGTAGCCGCGCCAAGCTGGACGGTATTCCTTTATTACATGCTGAGCGGTAAAACCACCGCGTTAGTTTGAAGATGAGCCAGAAATAGCCTACTAAAAAAATCAGGCACAGCAAGGCAATCATATTGATGTCCTTACTAAGTTGTCACGCAGCAGCTAAAACCAGCCCTGCACCTAGCAGTAATACCTGCCACGCAATCATGTATTGCTCAATAAATTCTGACGCCAGCAGCATTGAATCACCCTGAGTTAACTAGACGTTATATGTCCGCCAAGGCCGAGGTGCGGAGGTAGTGAGGGTCTGCAATGGTGGGCCTTGTTGACGCAAGATTGAGCCTAAATCACCATGCAGGAGTGACCGCTTCTGGCCGACTACCGTCAGCTGACGGCTCATTGTCGGCTCACTACGTTACTGACGCAAAAGTAAGTTGTGAGATGTCGTCCCAAAATGACATGGGCGACCGCTTTGGCCGATCTGTCGATGTCCAAGGCTGAAATACGAAAGGCCGAAAACCATCAGGTGGCGGCCTTAATTATTTTTGCCAGATGCAATTGCTGATCGGCCTTAGCGGCCACTCATGCGTAGCCGCGAATAAATTACCTACTTACTTTTACGTAATATATGAAGAGGAGTCACAATTAGTTTAGCTCTGAGGTTAATGGATTCCAAAACGTGTGCTTGGGTCAATTAAATCTCGGCAACTGGGGGAGATTTCAATCGGCGCGAACAAACGGACTTTCCCGCATTTTGGCAGCCTTAATTCAGCGAAACGATTGCACGATCATTTGCATTATTCCCGGATTTACGCCGCAGGATGCTCAAGCTTGGACTCGACCCCATTGCCAGATTCAGACACGTCCGATTGATTTGTCAGCCTTGCTGGTGAATGCAGATTTAGTAGTAAATGAGGGCGGCCATGGCTTGGTTACTGAAACGCTAGCTGCAGGAGTACCCATGCTATTAGCACCAGAATTTATTGAGCAATACATGCTGGCACAACGGGTATTGCAACTTGGTGTTGGATTAGTTTCAGGTGCGGTACGCTCAACTAATGTTGTTTCAAAGCATTTGTCTCAATTAATGGGCGATGAAATTTTTGAAGTTAATGCGAGTAAATTTTCTGTTCGCTATAATGTTTAGTTATTTGGTATCGATGTTGTGCTGCAAAAAAATCAAATTTAATTTAAATGTAAAAAGCGAGGTCATTGTGATCGAACCATTAAATCCGCATTTAAGATTTTCCAATATTATCATCTTGCGTAATCTGCTTTTTCTCTTGGGCATTAGTTTTTCGCTTTTACAGACCAGTTGCACTGATAAATCTAAAAAACATGATTTACAGAGAAAGCAGAAAGCATGGGCTTTATATCAACAGCGCTGCAAGATTTCGGGAGAGAAAATTTACCAGACCATTGATAATGTGGACGGTTTGTTATTGATCAAGGTTAGGCCAGATGAAATTAATTTTAGCGAACAATTTTTGCTCAGCGACCCTTATGGAAGAGATCTTGGTGGTGACGGTTACTTAGAGTCGTTTTTGTATGGTCGAAGTAATAATGGACAAATCGATAATAAATCAATACATGGTGGTTTCAATTATATTGATACTGTCGATCCTAAGAACGGCGTGACCTATCGCTACACTGGCTATATTGATCAACCATGGCTGCGAGATAAAAAATATGGTGAATGGGTACGCGAATTTACTTTGACGAAAACAATTGCACCTAATGAGCCTGTGCCGCGTTATGGCATCACGTATGACGACATTTCAACGCGGGAAGATCGCGAATTATGGATTGCGGGCAGTTCTTTGCGTGTGATTGATTTACAAACCAATGTAGTTGTCGCTGAACGAATCGGCTACATGATTGATATTGATCAAGGCAATATCTCTGGTGGTCGGTCTCCTTGGCTGCTGGCTACTCGTAATGCTTGCCCAGCATATCCAGATATTTATCAAACACGAAATTTTGTCGAGAAAGTACTTAAGCCTGCTCAATAATTGACGGAGAGAAATTGAAAATGACTTATGTTTATGAACCTGCTACGTTATTGAAATTCGCAAACCTACAAATAGCTGCATAAGCCTTTCTTGTTGAAAATAATGGTTTAGATATCAAGTCTGGCAAAAATTTATAGAGGCACTCATTGATGGCAATCTCCATTCTAGTAGGTTTTCTCAAATAGTTGCGGTTGAGTTTTCAGAGCAATGGGAGGTTGTCG from Chitinibacter fontanus encodes:
- a CDS encoding glycosyltransferase, with amino-acid sequence MGQLNLGNWGRFQSARTNGLSRILAALIQRNDCTIICIIPGFTPQDAQAWTRPHCQIQTRPIDLSALLVNADLVVNEGGHGLVTETLAAGVPMLLAPEFIEQYMLAQRVLQLGVGLVSGAVRSTNVVSKHLSQLMGDEIFEVNASKFSVRYNV